TATTAACTATTAATCTGGAATCTAGTGATAGCGATACTAGCTCAGATACACAATAATGAACGTTATATGGCGAAATCTAGCAATTAGATTTCGCCAACATTTTTTAGTACATACAGTTTGAATGAAAAAAGGAGAGAAAAAAATGAATTTACCAAATAAATTAACGGTTATCCGAATTTTTATGATACCAATTTTTGTTATTCTTTGTGTGGTCCCCTTTAATTGGGGCAGCATTACATGGCTTGATTCTACCATCCCAGTTACAAGCTTAGTTGCTACTATTATTTTCATCGTAGCAGCTCTTACAGACTGGTTTGATGGACATTTAGCACGTAAATACAACCTGATTACCAATTTCGGTAAATTTGCAGATCCGATGGCTGATAAGCTTCTTGTGGCAGCTGCATTTATTATTCTAGTAGAAATGCACATTGCTCCTTCTTGGGTTGTTATTTTAATCATCAGTCGTGAACTTGCTGTAACAGGGCTTCGTTTACTGTTAGTAGAAGGTGGAGAAGTACTGGCAGCTGGTCAACTTGGGAAAATTAAAACTTTCACACAAATGATTGCTATTCCATTAATGCTATTAGATAATTTCCCCTTTGCTTGGACAGGTATTCGTGTTGATTTAATATTCTTATATGTTTGTGCGTTCTTTGCAGTATGGTCTGGAATTGACTATTTCTACAAAAACCGTGGCGTATTTAAAGGCTCCATGTAATAAAGAAAAAAGCATACCATGTGTGCTTTTTTTCTATACCAAGAATTCGTTAGGGAGATGAAAAGAAATGGCAAATGCAGAAATTATTGCAGTAGGAACAGAATTATTATTAGGACAAATCGTTAATTCGAACGCCGCTTTTATTTCACAAGAATTAGCAGCGGACGGAATTTATGTCTACCATCATACAGTTGTTGGAGATAACCCAGCGCGTCTAAAAGAAGTGATAAAAATTGCTGAAAACCGCAGTGATATTTTAATTTTAACAGGTGGACTTGGACCAACTGAAGATGATATTACGAAACAAATTTTAGCTGAACATTTGCAGAAAAATTTAATAATCGATCCATTTCATATGAATAAAATTACCGAATATTTTGCTTCAAGAAGTCGTACGATGACTGAAAACAACAAATTACAAGCAGTTATTATTGAAGGGGCGATTGTTTTAAATAATGATTATGGCTTTGCTGCAGGGATGTTTTTACAGCAAAATAACCATACATACATTTTATTACCTGGACCTCCTTCTGAAATGAAACCAATGTTTAGTCATTACGCAAACCCTTTGCTTGTAAAAGATAATGGAGCGGAAAATATTTTAGAATCTAAAATTATGCGTTTTTTTGGTATTGGTGAATCTCAACTAGCTGCGGATTTAAATGATCTGATTGTAACACAAGAGAATCCTACTATCGCTACTTATGCTGGAGATAATGAAGTGATTGTGCGTATTACGGCAACAGCCAAAACAAAGGAAGAAGCAGCGAATCTAGTCAATGAAACCGAACAAGAAATTCTTCAACGTGATGGCGCTTTTTTATATGGATACGGGGAAGTTACTTTGCCAGAATTAGTAACGGCGATGTTGCTAGAGAAAAACATTACCATATCAGCTGCTGAAAGTTTAACGGCCGGTCTTTTTCAAGCTGAAATTGCTCGTTTCCCTGGAATTTCGAAAATTTTCAAAGGGGGAATGGTTACTTACAGTGCAGAAGCAAAACAATCTATTTTACAAGTTTCCAAACAAGTAATTGCAGATAAAGGTGTGGTTAGTTCGGAATGTGCTACTGAGATGGCAGTTAATGTGAGACGGCTTTGCAATACCGATTTGGGTATTAGTTTCACAGGTGTTGCAGGACCAGACAGTTTAGAAGGCCATCCAGCAGGAACTATTTGGATTGGCTTAAGCATCAAAGGGTACAAAACAGAAGCCTATCAATTTGTTTATGGTCGAGATAGGAATCATAATCGTCGCCGAGCTGTAAAACAAGGATTTCAACTAATTAAGCAATTTTTAGATACCAATGCTTCATTTTCTTTTAAGTAAAAAAAGAAATTTGGCAGGCAAAAAGCAAAAAGGACCTATAAAAAAGTATTAGACGCAAGCTTGAAATCCCGCTATAATTAAGGAGAAAGTAACCGGTACTTACACAAAATAAAAAATACGAATAAATGTTCGCTTTTTACTTGCTAATCACTCTAAAATACGTTATAGTAATTCTAGGAAATACATTCTGACTGTTTTTTTTAGAGAGAAGAAGTAGAGAAACAGCTTTTAGGATATTTATGAAGGAGGCAACAACGTGAATGATCGTCAAGCGGCATTAGACCAAGCTTTAAAACAAATTGAAAAACAATTCGGTAAAGGTTCCATTATGAAATTAGGGGAGCATTCAGACCAAAATATATCTACTATTTCTAGTGGTTCATTAGCATTAGATATTGCTTTAGGAGTCGGCGGATATCCCAGAGGGCGTATTATTGAAGTATACGGACCCGAAAGTTCTGGTAAGACAACTGTTGCACTACACGCTATTGCAGAAGTACAAGCTCAAGGTGGGACAGCGGCATTTATTGATGCAGAACATGCACTCGATCCTGCATATGCCAAAAATCTGGGTGTTAATATTGATGAGTTACTTTTATCTCAACCAGATACAGGAGAACAAGCATTAGAAATTGCTGAAGCACTAGTAAGAAGTGGCGCGGTTGATATGCTAGTTATTGACTCTGTAGCAGCACTTGTACCACGAGCAGAAATCGAAGGCGAAATGGGTGATGCACATGTTGGTTTGCAAGCACGATTAATGTCACAAGCTTTACGTAAACTTTCTGGAGCTATCAATAAATCTAAAACTATCGCGATTTTCATCAATCAAATTCGTGAAAAAGTGGGTGTTATGTTCGGTAATCCAGAAATCACACCTGGTGGCCGGGCGCTTAAATTCTATTCTACTGTTCGTTTAGAAGTAAGACGTGCAGAGCAGTTGAAACAAGGTACCGACGTAATGGGTAACAAAACAAAAATTAAAGTAGTAAAAAATAAAGTAGCTCCACCATTTCGTATCGCGGAAGTAGATATTATGTACGGAGAAGGTATCTCACGTGAAGGCGAACTTGTTGATATGGCCGCAGAAGTAGATGTTATCAATAAGAGTGGTTCATGGTATTCTTATAAAGAAGAACGTATCGGTCAAGGTCGTGAAAATGCTAAACAATATTTAAAAGAGCATACTGATATTCGGGACGAAATCTCCAAGCGTGTTCGTGAAGAATATGAAATAGATGGCAGCAATAAAGAACCATTAGCAGAAACAGAAGAAACATTAAGCTTACTTGATGACGAATAATTAACCTGAAATACGTGTTAGGAAATTCACTTCCTGGCACGTATTTTTTACTATTTTAAAAAAACTATGGAAAATAAGCTGTCATTTCATTCCTTTTCTTGACATTGTAAGCTTTGACCTATAAAATTAAGTTGTATATTTTATATTGCTGGGAGACAAGGGAGATGTTTTTCCTTTGAAAATCGGCTTCAACTGAATGGGGAGATTAGCACTCGGTTGTTGATGAAAAATACGCATGTGCCAGAATTATGGCCACCGACATAACAATAACGAAAATTGAATAGCAAAGGAGGTGTAAGGATGACAATCGCAATCACGATCATCTCCAGTTTGCTTTTCTTAATCGTCGGTCTAGTTGTTGGTTCTCTAATTTTTAAATCTAGTACAGAGAAAAAACTGGCTGCTGCAAGGGGGACTGCGGAATTAATTGTAGAAGATGCAAAGAAAGAAGCAGAAACTACAAAAAAAGAAGCATTGCTTGAAGCGAAGGAAGAGAATCATAGGTTACGTACTGAAATCGAAAATGAACTTCGTGGGCGAAGAACAGAGACACAAAAAGCAGAAAATCGCTTATTGCAAAGGGAGGAAAACCTCGACCGTAAAGATACTTCTTTAAGTAAACGAGAAGCTACACTTGAAAGAAAAGAGGAGAGTATCAGTAAACGTCAACAACAAATTGAAGAGAAAGAAAGCAAACTAGCTGAGATGATTCAAGCGGAGCAGACAGAACTTGAAAGAATTTCTGCACTGAGCAAAGAAGAAGCGAAATCAATCATCCTTAACCAGGTAGAAGATGAATTAACACATGATACAGCAATCATGGTGAAAGAATCGGAAAACCGGGCGAAGGAAGAGTCGGATAAAAAAGCAAAGAATATTCTCTCACTAGCTATCCAGCGTTGTGCAGCTGATCATGTGGCAGAAACAACGGTATCTGTTGTTACCTTACCAAATGATGAGATGAAAGGACGGATTATCGGACGTGAAGGCCGTAATATCCGCACGCTAGAAACGCTAACAGGAATCGATTTGATAATTGATGATACACCGGAAGCAGTAATACTTTCCGGATTTGATCCAATTCGACGAGAAATCGCTAGAATCGCCTTAGAAAAACTTGTTCAAGATGGAAGAATCCATCCAGCTCGCATTGAAGAAATGGTGGATAAAGCCCGTAAAGAGGTGGACGAACACATTCGCGAAGTTGGTGAACAAGCAACATTTGAAGTGGGAATTCATTCCATTCATCCTGATTTAATAAAAATTCTTGGCCGCTTGCGTTACCGTACTAGTTACGGACAAAACGTTCTTAACCACTCGCTCGAAGTTTCGAAACTTGCTGGAATTTTAGCAGGGGAGCTCGGGGAAGATGTGACGCTTGCTAAACGGGCCGGACTACTTCATGATATTGGTAAAGCAATTGACCATGAAATTGAAGGAAGTCATGTAGAAATTGGCGTGGAACTTGCAACTAAATACAAAGAAAATGATGTAGTAATCAACAGTATTGCTTCTCATCATGGAGATACAGAGGCTACTTCTGTTATCGCTGTATTGGTGGCTGCAGCAGATGCGCTTTCTGCCGCAAGACCAGGAGCTCGTAGTGAAACGCTAGAAAACTATATTCGTCGTTTAGAGAAACTAGAAGAAATTTCTGAGTCTTACGATGGTGTAGAAAAATCTTATGCTATTCAAGCAGGACGTGAAGTACGTATCATTGTTGAGCCAGATGCTATCGATGATCTTGCTTCTTACCGACTTGCTCGCGACATAAGAAAACGAATTGAAGAGGAATTAGATTATCCGGGCCATATTAAAGTGACCGTCATTCGTGAAACAAGAGCAGTAGAATATGCTAAATAAAAATGAGAGATGCATCGCAAATTTATTTTGTGGTGTATCTTTTTTTAATCGGTTGCCTACCATGAATAAGAACGGTATAATCAAAAGATAACGTTTAAAGGGAGGCGGATTTTTTGAGTGAGTGGGAAATTTTGCCGATGCTACGAGAGCACTATTCAGCAGTAGCAGCAATTCATCAAGAAGGTATTGATACAGGTAATGCTACTTTTCAAGAAAAAACACTAACTTTAGGTGAGTGGAATCAAAAATATTTAACAATAGGCAGGTTGGTAGTTATTTTAAATGGACAAGTAGTTGGCTGGGCAGCATTACTCCCATTTTCTAGTATGAATGCATATAGGGGTGTTGCAGAGCTAAGTATATACATAGCAAAGAGCGCTCGAGGAAAAGGCATTGGAAAAGCTTTAATGCAAGCAATAATTCAAACAAGTGAAGAAAATGGCTTCTGGACACTCCAATCACTAATTTTCCCTGAGAATAAAGCTAGCATCGCACTTCATCACACATTTGGTTTCCGAACACTATGTATCCATGAAAAATTAGGTGAAATGAACGGAACTTTTCGTGATGTTGCCTTATTAGAACGAAGAAGTAATAGAAACGGAGAATAGAGAAATGAAATTATTATTTATAGGTGATGTTGTTGGCTCCATTGGTCGCGACGCCGTAACAGAATATTTACCACAATTAAAGAAAAAATATAAACCAACCATTACTGTAATCAATGGTGAAAATGCGGCAAGTGGTCGAGGTATTACGGAAAAAATTTACAAAGATTTTTTAGAGCTTGGTGCGAATGCAGTAACACTTGGTAACCATACCTGGGATAACCGTGATATTTTTGAATTTATCGATGATGCGAAATATCTTGTTCGTCCAGCGAACTTTCCTGATGATACAACACCTGGTACTGGAATGGTATTTGTAAAAAGTAATCAGCATGAGATTGCTGTTATTAATATGCAAGGCCGTACTTTTCTAGCAGACTTAGATGACCCCTTCCGCAAAATGGACGAATTAGTGGAAGAAGCTAAAAAACGAACAAATATCATTTTTGTTGATTTTCATGCTGAAACGACAAGCGAAAAGGAAGCGATGGGCTGGTATTTAGATGGACGAGTGACCGCTGTTGTTGGGACACACACCCATGTACAAACATCAGATAATCGGATTTTGCCGGAAGGGACTGCTTATCTTACAGATACTGGAATGACTGGACCATATGATGCGATACTTGGAATGGAAAAAGAAGCCGTTATCCGTCGTTTTAAAACGGCTCTTCCAACTAGATTTGAGGTACCAAAAACTGGTCGTGCAGTCTTATCAGGATGTTTGATTACACTTGATGAAACAACTGGGAAAGCGCAAAAAATCGATCGAATACTCATCAATGAAGACCACCCATTTTCCTTTGATTAAGAATGGAGATGAAATTGTGACTGTTTCAAAAGAAGAAATAATGAAAAAAGCAATGGAACTTCGTGACGCATTAGAACAAACGGAAGAAGTATCTTTTTACCGGTTAGCAGAAGAACGAATTAATGCTAACTCCAAAGTAGCGACAAAAGTTTCTAAAATAAAAGCACTACAAAAAGAAGTAGTCAATCTAGAACATTATCAAAAAATAGAAGCGATGAGACAAACGGAAAATCAAATTGATAATGTTAGAGCTGATATTGACTCATTACCAATTGTAACGGAATTTAGACGCGCACAAGAAGATGCTAATGATCTGCTACAATCTATCACTTCAGAGATAACTACCAAAGTAACAGAAGAACTAGAAAAAGATAATTAATCCTTTAAAACTGTCGAATTACTGGCAGTTTTTTCTTTTTGGCTTCACAGAAAAATAAAACTTTATGCTATAATGGAAGGATGAAAATGAAGTAAGGGATGATGAGATAATGACAGAATATACACCAATGATTAAGCAATACTTGGAAATCAAAGACAAATATCAAGATGCTTTCTTATTTTTCCGTCTGGGAGATTTTTATGAAATGTTCTTTGAGGATGCACTAAATGCTTCTCAAATTTTAGAAATTACACTTACTGGTCGTGAGGGTGGAACGAAAGAGAAAATCCCGATGTGCGGAGTTCCATATCATTCAGCGAGTGGGTATATTGATACCTTGATTGAAAAAGGATATAAAGTCGCTATTTGTGAACAAGTAGAAGATCCAAAAACAACAAAAGGCATGGTAAAACGAGAAGTGGTTCAATTAATTTCACCTGGAACTGTGATGGACGAACGGGGTCTTAAAGCAAAAGAAAACAACTATATTGCAGCACTTTACTGTTTTGAAGGAAAAGAATATGGTTTTGCTTACTCTGACCTATCTACCGGAGAGCTAAAATCCACAATTATCGATGCGAGTGAAGATCGCCTAATTAATGAGCTAACGACGCTTTCAACAAGAGAGTTAGTCGTATCATCAACTGAAAAAGAAGTACTTTCAAATGTAATGAAAGAGCAACTAGGTCTCACTTTTTCTATTCATGAAGAAAATGCGATTCCCACCGAAAACGAAAAGTTAGTTACTCGCCATATGTCTTTATCAGAAAAGCTGGCAATTGGTAAATTACTACATTATTTAAAAGAGACACAGAAACGAGATCTTGGTCATTTGCAACAAGCTGTCCACTATGAAACAAGTAGTTATATGAAAATGGATTATTATTCAAAACGCAACTTAGAACTAGCGGAGTCCATTCGTGGCAAAGGACGTCAAGGGACACTGCTTTGGCTACTTGATAATACGCAAACGGCGATGGGTGGTCGGATGTTAAAACAATGGATAGATCGACCGCTAATTGATCGTAAAAAAATTATCGAACGTCAAAACGATGTCAGTGAACTTATGGCTCATTTTTTCGAACGCTTAGAACTAGTAGAAAACTTAAAAAATGTATATGACCTAGAACGTCTTGCTGGTAGGGTTGCATATGGTAATGTTAATGCACGCGACTTGATTCAGCTGCGGAATTCGTTATATCAAATCCCACGCATTCGCGCAACACTACTTTCAATGAATACACCTAGTTTAACTGAGCTAGCAAATCAACTAGACCCATGCGAAGAATTGACTGAAAAACTAGAAGAAGCGATTATGGACTCTGCTCCAATTTCGATTCGCGAAGGCGGTATTATAAAGGACGGGTATAACAGTCAATTAGATACTTATCGTGATGCAAGCAGGAATGGCAAAACATGGATTGCTGAATTAGAACGGAAAGAGCGGGAATTGACAGGCATTAAAACGATGAAGGTGGGTTTTAATCGCGTTTTTGGTTATTACATTGAAGTTACCCGAGCGAATACGCATTTGCTTCCAGAAGGCCGATATGAGCGCAAACAGACCCTAACTAATGCCGAACGTTATATTACTCCAGAATTAAAAGAGAAAGAAAAACTAATTTTAGATGCGGAAGAGAAAAGCATGGAATTAGAATATCAATTGTTCACGGAAGTCCGAGAAACTGTAAAAGACTACATCGACCGCCTTCAAAAACTAGCAAAATCTGTTAGCGAAATTGATTGTTTACAAAGTTTTGCAGATGTTAGTGAGAAAAATCATTTTATTCGTCCAACACTTAGCGAGGATGGGTCACTCCATGTGAAACAAGGTCGTCATCCAGTCGTAGAAAAAGTGATGGGCGCACAAAGCTATGTAGCCAATGATTGCGATTTAGACGAAAATAGAGAAATATTATTAATTACTGGTCCGAATATGTCCGGTAAAAGTACGTATATGCGTCAAGTTGCATTGATGGCAATTTGTGCACAAGTAGGTTGTTTTGTACCTGCAGAAGAAGCAATTTTACCGATTTTCGACCAAATTTTTACAAGGATTGGCGCAGCTGATGATTTAATCGCCGGCCAAAGTACTTTTATGGTAGAGATGTTAGAAGCCCGGAATGCCATTGTTCATGCTACTAAGGATAGTTTAATTTTATTTGACGAAATTGGTCGCGGAACCGCTACTTATGATGGAATGGCATTAGCACAAGCAATTATTGAATATATTCATGAAAATGTACATGCCAAAACGTTATTTTCAACCCATTATCATGAATTGACTGACTTAGAAAAAGAGCTACGCGGTTTGCAAAATATCCATGTGAGTGCTGTAGAAGAAAATGGCAAGGTTGTTTTCCTTCATAAAATCAAAGAAGGACCAGCTGATAAAAGCTACGGGATTCATGTTGCTGAATTAGCCGAATTACCAAAATCGTTAATTGAACGCGCCAGCCGGATTCTCGAACAGCTTGAAAATGACGATAAAAAAATCATTATTTCCAGTGAAATGCAACCTGAAGAAATTCATGAGGAAATACAACTTTCGATGTTCCCAGTAGAGCCAGAGAGAAAAACATCTTCCAAAGAAGCGAAATTAATCAAAGAAATTGCTGCGCTAAATATTATGCAAATGACTCCAATGGATGCAATGAATAAATTATATGAACTACAAAGTAAAACGCATTAAAAAGAGAAAGGCGGGGCTCTAAATGGCTAAACATATCGTAGAATTAACGGATGCTTTATCTAATAAAATAGCTGCTGGAGAAGTAGTAGAACGACCTGCGTCTGTTGTAAAAGAGCTGGTAGAGAATGCGATTGATGCCGGTAGTACGGTAATTGATATCCTAGTAGAAGAAGCAGGATTAAATAAAATTACTATCATTGATAATGGGAGTGGGATTGAAGAAGAGGATGTCGCTACAGCTTTTCTTCGTCATGCAACAAGCAAAATTAAAAATGAAGCAGACTTATTTCGTGTCCATACTTTAGGCTTTCGTGGGGAGGCGCTTCCAAGTATTGCTTCCGTATCACATTTATCCATGGAAACATCTACTGGTGAATCCAAAGGTACAAGCATTTCACTAGAAGGCGGGAAAATCATCGAACAAAAAAGTGGACATGCAAGAAAAGGGACGCAAATTGAAGTATCACAGCTATTCTTTAATACACCAGCCCGCTTAAAATACTTAAAAAGTTTACCGACTGAACTTGGAAACATCACAGACATTTTAAATCGCTTAGCTTTAGCTCATCCAGACATTAGCTTCCGTTTTTCACATAACGGCAAATCGATATTACAATCGAATGGTAACGGAGATTTAAGACAAGTTATTGCAGCAATTTATGGTGTTTCGATTGCCAGAAAGTCCATTCCTGTAGAAGCAGAGTCGCTTGATTTTAAAATATCAGGCTATGCAGTTTTACCAGAAGTAAATCGCTCTAACCGAAATTATATATCGACAATTATTAATGGTCGCTTTATTAAAAATTTTGCCTTAGTAAAAGCAATTCAAGAAGGCTACCATACACTTCTACCAATTGGCCGTTTTCCAATTATTGTTCTTCAAATTGAAATGGATCCTATTATTGTAGACGTAAATGTCCATCCAGCAAAATTAGAAGTTCGTTTAAGCAAAGAAAAAGAACTGGGGCAACTAATTAGTCAAATGATTAAACAAGCTTTCCATGAATTGCAACTTATTCCAGATGGAGAGGTATCAAAAAAACAGAAAGAACTTCAAAAATCAGAACAAATTCAGATGTCATTTGAAGAGAATAAACCGAAAGAGGAATCACCGACACTATTCTCTAAACCAAATATTCCAGAATATATTCCTTCAGATGATGATGCTCCAATCGAAACGGATTTCATTTTAGAATCAGCTCCAGTTTATTCACCCGAAGAAGAAATAGAGCATCCAGAAACACCAAAAGAACGCATCCCCAAAATGTATCCTATTGGTCAAATGCATGCTACCTATATCTTTGCTCAAAATGAAAATGGTTTATATATTATCGACCAGCACGCAGCACAAGAACGAATTAAATATGAATTTTATCGCGAGAAAATTGGTGAAGTAAGTCGCGAACTGCAAGAGTTACTTGTACCAATTGTATTAGAGTTTCCAGCAGATGAATATGTTCGTCTAGAAGAGCAAAAGGCAAAACTAGAAGAAGTGGGAGTATTTTTAGAAAGCTTCGGCCAAAACAGCTACATTATTCGTGCGCACCCAACGTGGTTTCCGAAAGGCCAAGAAGAGGAAACGCTTCGAGAAATTATTGACGAAGCTTTAACTTCTCCAAGCATTAGTATTCACAAGCTCAGAGAAGATACGGCAATAATGATGAGCTGCAAAAAATCGATCAAAGCAAACCATTATTTAACAATGAAAGACATGGAAGCTTTACTGGATACGTTAAGAGAAGCTAGTGATCCATTTACTTGCCCACATGGTCGTCCTGTCATTATTCAATACTCCACCTACGAACTTGAAAAAATGTTTAAACGTGTTATGTAAAAGAGGAGGTATTATCATTGGCTTTACCATTTTCCAGTCAAACAATCATCCCAGCAGCGCATAACCAAAAAGATATGGAGAAAATATTAGAATTAGACAGTACGTATATGGTTATGTTAGAAACGCATGTAGCTCAATTAAAAGCATTAGTTAAATTTGCCCAAGCAGGCGGAAAAAAAGTATTGCTACATGCCGATTTAGTCAATGGACTAAAAAATGATGAATACGCGATTGATTTTTTATGCAAAGAAATTTGTCCAGATGGTATCATTTCAACTAGAGGTAATGCTATTATCAAAGCTAAGCAACATAAAATGCTCGCCATTCAACGTTTATTTATGATTGATTCTAGTGCCTATAACAAGGGTGTCGCGCTTATTCAAAAAGTACAACCAGATTGTATCGAACTATTGCCAGGCATTATCCCGGAGCAAGTGCAAAAAATGACAGAGAAATTGCATATACCTGTTATTGCAGGTGGTTTAATAGAAACAACCAATCAAATTGACCGAGTGCTAGCTAGTGGAGCAATAGCTGTAACAACGTCGAACAAATACTTATGGTGAGTGAAAGCGGAGGGACTCGTAAATCGAGCCTCCGCTTTTTTATGAAAAACAATGAAAACGCCATATAATCCTCTCAAGCATTGCAAATACACAGGTTAAGCGTTATCTTCCTGTTTTAAAAATAATCTCTGTTTTAAAACTGTGTCATAACAGTGGTGGGTCTGCTAGGTAGTACAGGGAAGAAAATAAATTAAAATTAGAATAAAATTAGAATGATGATAATTTAATAAAATGGCTTCATATGGCGATGTTCATCAGTTTTTAATATAAATGACACAGAAAATTCATAAAAAACTTTGAAAATAAATGCACAAAACTGTAGTATTTTTTATAGAATATGTTATGATAACAGTGTAGATTATTTCTAATTCAGTTTGCTCACAAAAGCACGCTCGAGAATGAACAATAAATGGAGGTTATATGATGACTGAACAATGGTATGAATTCGCAGGTGGTAACTGGCAACAAGAAGTAGATGTACGTGACTTTATCTTAAAAAACTATCGCTTATACGATGGTGACGACTCTTTTCTAGTAGGCCCTACTGAAGCAACAACAAAACTTTGGGATCAAGTAATGGACTTAACTAAACAAGAACGTGAAAACGGTGGCGTACTCGATATGGATACCAAAATCGTTTCAACCATTACTTCACATGACCCAGGTTACTTAAACAAAGATTTAGAAAAAGTAGTTGGTGTACAAACTGATGTACCTTTCAAACGCGCTTTACAACCATTCGGCGGAATCCGTATGGCAGAAGTGGCAGCTGAATCTTATGGTTTTAAAGTAGACGAAGAAATTAGTCACATTTTCTCTGAATATCGCAAAACACATAACCAAGGTGTATTCGATGCTTACACTGCAGAAATGCGTGCAGCTCGTAAATCAGGCGTAATTACCGGACTTCCAGATGCTTATGGTCGTGGACGTATTATCGGTGACTACCGTCGTGTAGCACTTTATGGTGTGGACTTCTTAATTAAACAAAAGAAAAATGATTTAAATAATACAGGCTTACGCACAATGAGCGATGATGTTATTCGTCAACGTGAAGAACTAAACGAACAAATTCGCGCTCTAGGTGAATTGAAAGTACTTGGCGAAAAACATGGTTTCGATCTTGGGCGCCCTGCAAAAACTGCGCAAGAAGCTTTCCAATGGTTATATCTTGGTTACCTTGCTGCAATTAAAGAACAAAATGGTGCTGCAATGAGTTTAGGTCGTACTTCTACATTCCTCGATATTTATGTAGAACGCGATTTACGCAATGGTCTAATTACAGAAGAAGAAGCGCAAGAAATTGTCGATCACTTCATTATGAAATTACGTCTTGTCAAATTTGCTCGTACACCTGATTACAACGAATTATTCTCTGGAGATCCAACTTGGGTTACTGAATCCATCGGTGGTATTACTGAAGAAGGTGTTCCACTTGTAACGAAAAACTCCTTCCGTTTCTTACACACATTAGATAACTTAGGACCTGCTCCAGAACCAAACTTGACAGTACTATGGTCGACTCATTTACCATCAGGATTCAAGAAGTTCTGTGCGAAAATGTCCATTAAAACATCAGCTATTCAATACGAAAATGATGATGTTATGCGTCCTAAATGGGGAGACGATTACGCAATCGCATGTTGTGTATCCGCAATGCGTGTTGGTAAACAAATGCAATTCTTTGGCGCTCGTGCTAACCTTGCTAAAACACTTCTTTACGCAATCAATGGTGGTATTGATGAAAAATCGAAAGCACAAGTTGGACCAGCATATCGTCCAATCGAAGGCGATGTATTAGAT
The nucleotide sequence above comes from Listeria ivanovii subsp. londoniensis. Encoded proteins:
- the pgsA gene encoding CDP-diacylglycerol--glycerol-3-phosphate 3-phosphatidyltransferase, whose amino-acid sequence is MNLPNKLTVIRIFMIPIFVILCVVPFNWGSITWLDSTIPVTSLVATIIFIVAALTDWFDGHLARKYNLITNFGKFADPMADKLLVAAAFIILVEMHIAPSWVVILIISRELAVTGLRLLLVEGGEVLAAGQLGKIKTFTQMIAIPLMLLDNFPFAWTGIRVDLIFLYVCAFFAVWSGIDYFYKNRGVFKGSM
- a CDS encoding competence/damage-inducible protein A, which encodes MANAEIIAVGTELLLGQIVNSNAAFISQELAADGIYVYHHTVVGDNPARLKEVIKIAENRSDILILTGGLGPTEDDITKQILAEHLQKNLIIDPFHMNKITEYFASRSRTMTENNKLQAVIIEGAIVLNNDYGFAAGMFLQQNNHTYILLPGPPSEMKPMFSHYANPLLVKDNGAENILESKIMRFFGIGESQLAADLNDLIVTQENPTIATYAGDNEVIVRITATAKTKEEAANLVNETEQEILQRDGAFLYGYGEVTLPELVTAMLLEKNITISAAESLTAGLFQAEIARFPGISKIFKGGMVTYSAEAKQSILQVSKQVIADKGVVSSECATEMAVNVRRLCNTDLGISFTGVAGPDSLEGHPAGTIWIGLSIKGYKTEAYQFVYGRDRNHNRRRAVKQGFQLIKQFLDTNASFSFK
- the recA gene encoding recombinase RecA, whose translation is MNDRQAALDQALKQIEKQFGKGSIMKLGEHSDQNISTISSGSLALDIALGVGGYPRGRIIEVYGPESSGKTTVALHAIAEVQAQGGTAAFIDAEHALDPAYAKNLGVNIDELLLSQPDTGEQALEIAEALVRSGAVDMLVIDSVAALVPRAEIEGEMGDAHVGLQARLMSQALRKLSGAINKSKTIAIFINQIREKVGVMFGNPEITPGGRALKFYSTVRLEVRRAEQLKQGTDVMGNKTKIKVVKNKVAPPFRIAEVDIMYGEGISREGELVDMAAEVDVINKSGSWYSYKEERIGQGRENAKQYLKEHTDIRDEISKRVREEYEIDGSNKEPLAETEETLSLLDDE
- the rny gene encoding ribonuclease Y gives rise to the protein MTIAITIISSLLFLIVGLVVGSLIFKSSTEKKLAAARGTAELIVEDAKKEAETTKKEALLEAKEENHRLRTEIENELRGRRTETQKAENRLLQREENLDRKDTSLSKREATLERKEESISKRQQQIEEKESKLAEMIQAEQTELERISALSKEEAKSIILNQVEDELTHDTAIMVKESENRAKEESDKKAKNILSLAIQRCAADHVAETTVSVVTLPNDEMKGRIIGREGRNIRTLETLTGIDLIIDDTPEAVILSGFDPIRREIARIALEKLVQDGRIHPARIEEMVDKARKEVDEHIREVGEQATFEVGIHSIHPDLIKILGRLRYRTSYGQNVLNHSLEVSKLAGILAGELGEDVTLAKRAGLLHDIGKAIDHEIEGSHVEIGVELATKYKENDVVINSIASHHGDTEATSVIAVLVAAADALSAARPGARSETLENYIRRLEKLEEISESYDGVEKSYAIQAGREVRIIVEPDAIDDLASYRLARDIRKRIEEELDYPGHIKVTVIRETRAVEYAK
- a CDS encoding GNAT family N-acetyltransferase produces the protein MSEWEILPMLREHYSAVAAIHQEGIDTGNATFQEKTLTLGEWNQKYLTIGRLVVILNGQVVGWAALLPFSSMNAYRGVAELSIYIAKSARGKGIGKALMQAIIQTSEENGFWTLQSLIFPENKASIALHHTFGFRTLCIHEKLGEMNGTFRDVALLERRSNRNGE